The following coding sequences are from one Selenomonas sputigena ATCC 35185 window:
- a CDS encoding ATP-binding cassette domain-containing protein, whose product MGQELLEVKNLSVSFRMYQSALKHTLVAGMYDVNLCLGAGEILAVVGASGSGKSLLAHALLGILPYNAVTSGEMIYRGTVLDAARQEELRGRELALIPQSVTHLDPLMRVGKEVCGLYGSPVDMAATFRRLHLEEKVQRLYPFQLSGGMARRVLFSTAVITDAALIIADEPTPGMDIKSAVEALQLLRELADAGKGILLITHDIDLAVEVADTVAVFYEGRTVDRVPAAAFCGDGSDLQHPYTQALYHALPQNSFKVYSAQEVRQMTEAGGA is encoded by the coding sequence ATGGGACAAGAACTTCTCGAAGTAAAGAATCTGTCCGTGTCGTTTCGCATGTATCAGAGCGCACTGAAGCATACACTGGTGGCAGGGATGTACGATGTCAATCTGTGCCTGGGTGCAGGAGAAATCCTTGCCGTCGTCGGCGCAAGCGGTTCGGGCAAGAGCCTTTTGGCGCATGCCCTGCTCGGCATCCTTCCGTACAACGCCGTGACGAGCGGCGAGATGATCTATCGCGGGACCGTGCTTGATGCGGCGCGTCAGGAAGAGCTGCGCGGACGGGAGCTGGCGTTGATCCCGCAGTCTGTGACACACCTCGACCCGCTCATGCGCGTCGGCAAAGAGGTATGCGGGCTCTACGGTTCGCCTGTCGATATGGCGGCGACCTTCCGGCGTCTGCATTTGGAGGAAAAGGTTCAGCGCCTGTATCCGTTTCAGCTTTCGGGCGGCATGGCGCGGCGCGTCCTCTTTTCGACAGCGGTTATCACGGACGCCGCTCTCATCATCGCGGATGAACCGACGCCTGGCATGGATATCAAGAGCGCCGTCGAGGCATTGCAGCTTCTGCGCGAGCTTGCCGATGCGGGAAAGGGCATTCTGCTCATCACGCACGACATCGATCTCGCCGTCGAAGTTGCCGACACGGTTGCCGTTTTCTATGAAGGCCGAACCGTGGACAGGGTTCCGGCCGCTGCATTTTGCGGCGACGGCAGCGATCTGCAGCATCCCTATACACAGGCGCTTTATCATGCCCTGCCGCAGAACAGTTTCAAGGTCTATTCGGCGCAAGAGGTGCGGCAGATGACGGAAGCGGGAGGTGCATGA
- a CDS encoding ABC transporter permease has protein sequence MNKALPLAQSGLSVRQRRLIFAVFAILFILGLLLWGTTMDESSYAVDFGQKNLAPSVLHPFGTDNMGRDMFLRSVKGMSISLQIGFAAAFFSSCIALLLGTLSAAFGGKVDRFVLWLVDLCMGIPHILLILMISVMMGGGILGVSIGVIVTHWPRLTRVIRAEVMQLRSQPYVLAARQYGCSWFSIARRHFVPHVAPQYIIGLVLLFPHAIMHEAAISFLGYGLPLDMPAIGIILAESMRYLALGMWWLAFFPGFLLLLVVLIFDRLGEALRDILDPQSGQE, from the coding sequence ATGAACAAGGCGCTTCCCCTCGCGCAAAGCGGTCTGAGTGTCCGTCAGCGCCGACTCATCTTTGCCGTGTTTGCGATCCTGTTCATTTTGGGACTGCTCCTCTGGGGTACAACGATGGATGAGAGTTCCTATGCGGTCGACTTCGGGCAGAAAAATCTTGCGCCGTCCGTCCTTCATCCGTTCGGTACGGACAACATGGGGCGCGACATGTTTCTGCGCTCCGTCAAGGGCATGTCGATCAGTCTGCAGATCGGTTTTGCCGCCGCGTTTTTCAGCTCCTGCATCGCGCTCCTCCTCGGAACGTTGTCGGCGGCATTCGGCGGCAAGGTGGATCGCTTCGTTCTTTGGCTCGTCGATCTCTGCATGGGAATTCCGCACATCCTCCTCATCCTCATGATTTCGGTGATGATGGGCGGCGGAATCCTCGGCGTATCCATCGGCGTCATCGTCACGCATTGGCCGCGTTTGACGCGTGTCATCCGTGCGGAAGTCATGCAGCTGCGCTCGCAGCCCTATGTTCTGGCGGCACGTCAGTATGGCTGCTCGTGGTTTTCCATCGCGCGCCGGCACTTCGTGCCGCATGTTGCACCGCAGTACATCATCGGGCTTGTTTTGCTCTTTCCGCATGCGATCATGCATGAGGCAGCCATCAGCTTCCTCGGCTACGGCCTGCCGCTCGATATGCCGGCGATCGGCATCATCCTGGCGGAGTCCATGCGCTATCTGGCGCTCGGCATGTGGTGGCTGGCATTTTTCCCGGGCTTCTTGCTGCTGCTCGTCGTTCTGATTTTTGATCGTCTCGGCGAAGCACTGCGCGATATTCTCGACCCACAGTCCGGACAGGAATAG
- a CDS encoding ABC transporter permease, giving the protein MDKRIVCFLGGNLFRLVLLLAAVSVISFILLANSPIDPIDAYFINKAASAEQHALIASYWGFDKPPLERFLLWAGNILHGDFGTSFIYRAPVLEVIGEKFRLTLLLMMTAWTLSGAIGFVLGVLAGMYRDSRLDKAIQGFSLLCVSVPVFWLGLLFLMLFAVKLQWFPLALAAPIGKLHEEVTLAEQIHHLILPALTLSVTGISSITLQTREKMIEVMGTNYMLFAEARGENLWQRVRRHGLRNILLPAITLQFASFNELFGGAILAETVFSYPGLGSTVTLAGLRGDLALLLGIAVFSAIFIFVGNLIANILYGIVDPQLREGRGMS; this is encoded by the coding sequence ATGGATAAGAGAATCGTCTGCTTTCTTGGGGGCAATCTGTTTCGGCTTGTGCTCCTCCTGGCTGCGGTGAGCGTCATCAGTTTTATACTGCTCGCCAATTCGCCCATCGATCCCATCGACGCGTACTTCATCAATAAGGCGGCATCAGCGGAACAGCATGCGCTCATTGCCTCTTATTGGGGCTTTGACAAGCCGCCGCTCGAACGCTTCCTGCTTTGGGCGGGGAATATTCTGCATGGTGATTTCGGCACATCGTTCATCTATCGCGCCCCTGTACTCGAAGTCATCGGAGAAAAGTTTCGCCTTACGCTTCTCTTGATGATGACGGCGTGGACGCTGTCGGGCGCAATCGGCTTTGTTCTGGGCGTGCTCGCGGGAATGTACCGCGACAGCCGCCTGGACAAGGCAATTCAGGGATTTTCCCTTCTGTGCGTCTCCGTGCCGGTATTCTGGCTCGGACTCCTGTTCCTCATGCTCTTCGCGGTCAAGCTGCAGTGGTTTCCGCTCGCGCTTGCCGCTCCCATCGGAAAGCTGCATGAGGAGGTTACGCTGGCAGAGCAGATCCATCATCTGATTTTGCCGGCACTGACGCTCAGCGTCACGGGGATTTCTTCCATCACGCTGCAGACGCGCGAAAAGATGATCGAGGTGATGGGGACGAACTACATGCTCTTTGCCGAGGCGCGCGGCGAGAATCTTTGGCAGCGCGTGCGGCGGCATGGTTTGCGTAACATCCTGCTGCCTGCGATCACCTTGCAGTTCGCGTCCTTCAATGAGCTGTTTGGCGGCGCCATTCTCGCGGAGACGGTGTTCTCCTACCCGGGACTGGGCAGTACGGTCACGCTGGCGGGGCTGCGCGGCGATCTTGCACTGCTGCTCGGCATTGCAGTCTTCAGTGCAATCTTTATCTTTGTCGGTAATCTCATCGCCAACATTCTATATGGGATTGTGGATCCGCAGCTGCGCGAGGGGAGGGGGATGTCATGA
- a CDS encoding ABC transporter substrate-binding protein, which produces MKVKKFCMFLLAAMMILTVGCGGADQAKNERAEKGEIVISVGKYMVGEGFDPTMGWGLWGPDPFHSALMGHDEKNQLIKELATNVERSEDGLKYTFTIRDDAKFSDGQPLTAEDVVFTYETAKKAASAVDLTAMESVRALSPTQVEFKLSRPWSVFLETAASLGIVPKHAYKEGYATAPVGSGPWKVVSFQKEQQLVMEPNEYYYGEKPKLKKVTALNLGDDAVLAAAQSGQVDLVFAPPEFAEASVPNMKLVVMDSIDSFCVNMPQESEHDENGMLVGNNVTSDPAIRQALNIGIDRKTIIENALGGFGKPTMNFAEALSWANNDLQESDNRVDEAVKILEAAGWVDTDGDGIREKNGQKAEFVINGRSNDLQRYNTAVALAQDAKKLGINIIAKSTPWSEARKIARNIPTVWAIGDYTPQAIYNYFHSSQVGVNVINNSAMYRNPTVTAHIDRALAAATDEEMLREFRAAQWDGVTGPKVDIPYLWIATVQVPYFVNNQLDLGQLRVGERGQGMGILITLDEWQWKK; this is translated from the coding sequence ATGAAAGTGAAGAAGTTTTGTATGTTTCTGCTGGCGGCGATGATGATTCTCACCGTCGGCTGCGGAGGCGCGGATCAGGCGAAAAACGAGCGCGCAGAGAAGGGTGAAATCGTGATCTCGGTCGGCAAGTATATGGTAGGCGAGGGCTTCGATCCGACGATGGGATGGGGGCTCTGGGGACCGGATCCGTTCCACAGCGCATTGATGGGACATGATGAAAAGAATCAGCTCATCAAGGAGCTGGCTACAAACGTTGAGCGTTCAGAGGACGGGCTGAAATATACCTTTACGATCCGGGATGATGCGAAATTCTCTGACGGTCAGCCGCTGACGGCAGAGGATGTCGTCTTTACCTACGAAACGGCGAAGAAGGCGGCCAGCGCCGTGGATCTGACCGCGATGGAGTCGGTGCGCGCCCTGTCCCCGACGCAGGTGGAGTTCAAGCTGTCACGCCCGTGGTCTGTTTTCCTCGAAACGGCGGCCTCCCTCGGCATTGTGCCGAAGCACGCCTATAAAGAAGGGTATGCGACGGCACCGGTCGGCAGCGGTCCCTGGAAGGTCGTCTCGTTCCAAAAGGAACAGCAGCTTGTGATGGAGCCGAACGAATATTATTACGGAGAAAAGCCGAAGCTGAAAAAGGTGACGGCGCTGAATCTGGGTGATGATGCTGTGCTTGCAGCAGCGCAGTCCGGACAGGTCGATCTCGTCTTTGCACCGCCCGAATTTGCTGAGGCAAGCGTGCCGAATATGAAATTGGTAGTGATGGACAGCATTGACAGCTTCTGCGTCAATATGCCGCAGGAGTCGGAGCATGACGAAAACGGCATGCTGGTCGGCAACAATGTGACGAGCGATCCTGCCATCCGCCAAGCACTGAACATCGGCATCGACCGCAAGACGATCATCGAGAATGCGCTCGGCGGCTTCGGAAAGCCGACGATGAATTTTGCAGAAGCTCTTTCTTGGGCGAATAACGATTTGCAGGAATCGGACAACCGCGTGGACGAAGCAGTGAAGATTCTTGAGGCTGCGGGCTGGGTGGATACGGACGGCGACGGCATTCGCGAGAAGAACGGGCAGAAGGCGGAATTCGTCATCAATGGCCGTTCCAATGACCTGCAGCGTTACAATACAGCGGTGGCGCTTGCACAGGATGCGAAGAAGCTCGGCATCAACATTATCGCAAAGTCGACGCCGTGGTCGGAGGCCCGCAAGATAGCGCGCAACATCCCGACGGTATGGGCGATTGGCGACTATACGCCGCAAGCAATCTACAATTATTTCCATTCCTCGCAGGTCGGGGTGAATGTCATCAACAACTCTGCCATGTATCGCAATCCGACGGTCACTGCGCATATCGATCGGGCACTTGCCGCTGCGACCGATGAGGAGATGCTGCGCGAGTTCCGTGCGGCACAGTGGGATGGCGTGACGGGGCCGAAGGTCGATATCCCTTATCTTTGGATTGCGACGGTTCAGGTGCCGTATTTCGTCAATAATCAGCTCGATCTCGGTCAGCTGCGTGTGGGTGAGCGCGGACAGGGCATGGGGATCCTTATAACACTTGACGAATGGCAGTGGAAGAAGTAA
- a CDS encoding MazG nucleotide pyrophosphohydrolase domain-containing protein, which produces MTYVDQLQDIVRTLRSEHGCPWDRKQTHESIKPGCIEEAVEVLCGINILKETGRAENLREELGDLLLQVIFHAQLAEEEGLFTLEDVAKAAAEKMVRRHPHVFGKPVKDASGKPLTEWKEIKAWEKSGREWEEDYLPDAFAEAVQLLQKAKERKKLQ; this is translated from the coding sequence ATGACATACGTTGATCAATTGCAGGATATTGTGCGCACGCTGCGCTCCGAACATGGCTGCCCATGGGATCGGAAGCAGACGCATGAGAGCATCAAGCCAGGCTGCATAGAGGAAGCGGTCGAGGTGCTCTGCGGCATCAATATCCTGAAGGAGACAGGAAGGGCGGAAAACCTGCGTGAGGAGCTTGGAGATCTTCTGCTGCAAGTGATCTTTCATGCGCAGCTTGCCGAAGAAGAGGGACTGTTCACGTTGGAGGATGTGGCAAAGGCTGCCGCAGAGAAGATGGTGCGCCGCCATCCGCACGTGTTCGGCAAGCCGGTCAAGGATGCGTCAGGCAAGCCACTGACGGAATGGAAGGAAATCAAGGCATGGGAGAAGTCCGGTCGAGAGTGGGAAGAGGACTACCTGCCCGATGCCTTTGCGGAGGCTGTGCAGCTTTTGCAGAAGGCGAAGGAGCGCAAGAAATTGCAGTAG
- a CDS encoding nitroreductase family protein, whose amino-acid sequence MSFLDLAKKRYSCRKLSAQPVEEEKLQKILEAGNLAPTAHNNQPLHIWLLESAEAMEKVSQTTSFIFGAPVAFVVGSKADDAWVRPFDKKNFADVDASIVATHMMLAIEDLGLGTTWVAHFDAPKLKELFPEMEDYELVAIFPVGYPAEDAKPSARHAERVGIEMLADWL is encoded by the coding sequence ATGTCGTTTCTTGATTTGGCGAAAAAGCGCTATTCTTGCCGCAAGCTTTCGGCGCAGCCTGTGGAGGAGGAGAAGCTGCAAAAGATTTTGGAGGCGGGGAATCTCGCACCGACCGCCCACAACAATCAGCCGCTTCATATCTGGCTTCTTGAGAGCGCTGAGGCGATGGAGAAGGTTTCACAGACGACATCCTTCATCTTCGGCGCACCCGTCGCCTTTGTTGTGGGCAGCAAGGCGGATGATGCTTGGGTACGTCCCTTTGACAAGAAAAACTTCGCCGATGTCGATGCGAGCATTGTGGCGACGCATATGATGCTGGCGATTGAAGACTTGGGACTTGGGACGACGTGGGTCGCGCATTTCGATGCGCCGAAGCTCAAGGAGCTTTTCCCTGAGATGGAGGACTATGAGCTTGTGGCGATCTTCCCCGTCGGCTATCCAGCCGAAGATGCAAAGCCTTCGGCGCGTCATGCGGAGCGAGTAGGTATTGAGATGCTTGCGGATTGGCTTTGA
- a CDS encoding protein O-GlcNAcase, protein MRIFLTLLLAALFCSAALFSENAAFASTLGENARTASGRRPESGIVEGFYGRPWTEAERRMMLHFLGEHGMNLYVYAPKDDPYHREKWREPYPPQEMLALKRLAAEARTAGVELVFAVSPGLDQRFSGWAGEADEKAMLRKLESVHAMGVERFAIFFDDIEHKDGRAQALFVNRLNEELLTRRLTEKPLLVVPTEYFLQDMKTAGVAKSYTREFAAQLDDDIVVLFTGEGVVPEGISAEDMTEAERLYGRPLGIWWNYPVTDYLPGKLALGPVQGLDEAVAERAPMFLMNPMEKPYLSRIALATGAKWLSSPDAYDAERAWHTAIREQYGGLAGAMELFALHSRRMEKDWAHTGALDAPLLKEQMEAFWQKVERGERADKEAEALAKEFHRLKRAAKQLKEKLPPETLAECLLQLQLFAQYAESAETSLAMVKARREGRFAHETALYQKIKDVPTEQQKKEEPRLSEQVLADFIARAKSWHEMQEHGVGRRDN, encoded by the coding sequence ATGAGAATCTTCCTGACATTGCTCTTGGCGGCGCTTTTCTGCAGCGCCGCCCTTTTTTCGGAAAACGCTGCATTCGCCTCGACACTGGGGGAAAATGCACGGACGGCATCAGGGCGAAGGCCGGAGAGCGGCATCGTCGAAGGATTCTACGGCCGACCGTGGACGGAGGCCGAGCGGCGCATGATGCTGCACTTCTTGGGCGAGCACGGCATGAATCTCTACGTCTACGCGCCGAAGGACGATCCGTACCATCGCGAGAAGTGGCGTGAGCCGTATCCGCCGCAGGAGATGCTCGCACTGAAGCGCCTTGCCGCTGAGGCGCGGACTGCGGGCGTGGAGTTGGTCTTCGCTGTATCGCCGGGGCTTGACCAGCGCTTTTCGGGTTGGGCAGGCGAGGCGGATGAAAAGGCTATGCTGCGAAAGCTGGAATCTGTTCATGCGATGGGCGTTGAGCGCTTCGCCATATTCTTCGACGACATCGAGCACAAGGACGGCAGGGCGCAGGCGCTTTTCGTGAATCGCCTGAACGAGGAACTTCTGACGCGCCGCCTTACAGAGAAGCCGCTGCTCGTCGTGCCGACGGAATATTTCCTGCAGGATATGAAGACTGCCGGCGTGGCGAAGTCCTACACGCGCGAATTTGCCGCGCAGCTCGATGACGATATCGTCGTTCTGTTCACGGGAGAAGGCGTCGTGCCCGAAGGCATAAGCGCCGAAGATATGACGGAGGCCGAGCGCCTTTATGGACGGCCGCTCGGCATCTGGTGGAACTATCCCGTGACAGACTACTTGCCGGGAAAACTCGCGCTTGGCCCCGTACAGGGATTGGATGAAGCTGTGGCGGAGCGTGCGCCCATGTTCTTGATGAACCCGATGGAAAAGCCCTATCTTTCGCGCATCGCCTTGGCGACGGGCGCGAAATGGCTCTCTTCGCCCGACGCGTATGATGCGGAAAGAGCTTGGCATACCGCCATCCGTGAGCAATACGGCGGCTTGGCGGGAGCGATGGAACTTTTCGCGCTTCATTCGCGCCGCATGGAAAAGGATTGGGCACATACGGGCGCACTCGATGCGCCTTTGCTGAAAGAGCAGATGGAAGCTTTCTGGCAAAAGGTGGAGCGTGGGGAAAGGGCCGACAAGGAAGCGGAAGCTCTCGCAAAGGAATTTCATCGCCTGAAGCGTGCTGCCAAGCAGTTGAAGGAGAAGCTTCCACCGGAAACTCTTGCCGAATGCCTGCTGCAGCTCCAGCTCTTCGCTCAATATGCGGAGTCGGCGGAAACGTCCCTCGCGATGGTGAAAGCGCGACGCGAAGGACGCTTTGCGCACGAGACGGCGCTTTATCAAAAAATCAAGGACGTTCCAACAGAGCAGCAAAAAAAGGAAGAACCGCGTCTCTCCGAGCAGGTGCTCGCAGATTTTATTGCGAGGGCGAAATCGTGGCATGAAATGCAGGAGCATGGCGTAGGACGGAGGGACAACTAG
- a CDS encoding CTP synthase, whose amino-acid sequence MAKYIFVTGGVVSSLGKGITAASLGRLLKNRGIKVTIQKFDPYINIDPGTMSPYQHGEVFVTDDGAETDLDLGHYERFIDINLTKNSNITAGKVYNNVLTKERRGDYLGKTVQVIPHITNEIKQRVYDVAAADGADVVITEIGGTVGDIESLPFLEAIRQVKKEVGRYDVLYIHVTLVPYIAAAGELKTKPTQHSVKELRGIGIQPDILVCRAEKEISSDMKEKLALFCDVDKSAVIENLTAPTIYEVPLMMAKEGLDKIVLEKLHMDYSPANMEEWEKMVFKIKHPAKKVKVAVVGKYVDLPDAYMSVTEALHHAGIANDTDVKIAWVNSEAIEAADVELSEVFAGCKGILVPGGFGDRGVEGKIRAVQYARENAIPFLGLCLGMQCAVIEFARHVCGMTDAHSTEFNHETKHPVIDLMLSQKDVEDKGGTMRLGTYPCKLREGSKSLAAYAEEEINERHRHRYEFNNDFRAELERAGLAVAGTLPDDSLVEIVEVKNHPWFVGSQFHPELKSRPNHPHPLFRDFVKAALEVK is encoded by the coding sequence ATGGCAAAGTATATTTTCGTTACGGGCGGCGTCGTTTCGTCCCTCGGCAAGGGTATCACGGCTGCTTCCTTGGGGCGGCTCTTGAAGAATCGCGGCATCAAGGTCACGATCCAGAAGTTCGATCCGTATATCAACATCGACCCCGGCACGATGAGTCCATATCAGCACGGCGAGGTGTTCGTCACGGACGATGGTGCGGAGACGGATCTCGATCTCGGACACTATGAGCGTTTCATCGATATCAACCTCACGAAAAACTCCAATATCACGGCGGGCAAGGTCTACAACAACGTGCTGACGAAGGAACGGCGCGGCGATTATCTGGGCAAGACGGTGCAGGTCATCCCGCACATCACGAATGAGATCAAGCAGCGCGTCTACGATGTTGCGGCCGCTGACGGCGCCGACGTCGTCATCACGGAAATCGGCGGCACGGTAGGCGATATTGAGAGTCTGCCGTTTCTCGAAGCGATCCGCCAAGTCAAGAAAGAGGTTGGACGCTACGATGTGCTCTACATTCATGTGACGCTCGTGCCGTACATCGCGGCGGCGGGCGAACTGAAGACGAAGCCGACGCAGCACAGCGTCAAGGAACTTCGCGGCATCGGCATTCAGCCCGACATCCTTGTCTGCCGCGCGGAAAAAGAAATTTCGAGCGATATGAAGGAAAAGCTTGCTCTCTTCTGCGATGTGGACAAGAGCGCCGTCATTGAAAACCTCACGGCGCCGACGATTTACGAGGTTCCTCTGATGATGGCGAAGGAAGGCCTCGACAAGATTGTGCTCGAAAAGCTCCACATGGATTACAGCCCCGCGAACATGGAAGAGTGGGAGAAGATGGTCTTCAAGATCAAGCATCCCGCGAAGAAGGTCAAGGTCGCCGTTGTCGGCAAGTATGTGGATCTGCCCGACGCCTACATGTCGGTGACGGAGGCGCTGCACCATGCGGGCATCGCGAACGATACGGACGTCAAGATCGCTTGGGTCAATTCGGAGGCAATCGAGGCGGCGGACGTCGAGCTCAGCGAGGTCTTTGCAGGGTGCAAGGGAATACTCGTTCCGGGTGGCTTTGGCGACCGCGGCGTCGAGGGCAAGATTCGCGCCGTGCAGTACGCGCGTGAGAACGCGATTCCGTTCCTCGGACTGTGCCTCGGCATGCAGTGCGCCGTCATTGAGTTTGCGCGTCACGTCTGCGGCATGACAGACGCCCATTCGACGGAATTCAATCACGAGACGAAGCATCCCGTCATCGACCTCATGCTCTCGCAGAAGGACGTCGAGGACAAGGGAGGTACAATGCGCTTGGGGACTTATCCGTGCAAGCTTCGGGAAGGCTCGAAGAGCCTTGCCGCTTACGCGGAGGAAGAAATCAACGAGCGCCATCGCCACCGCTACGAGTTCAATAACGATTTTCGTGCCGAGCTTGAGCGTGCGGGGCTTGCCGTCGCGGGAACGCTGCCCGACGACAGCCTCGTCGAGATCGTCGAGGTCAAGAACCATCCGTGGTTTGTCGGCTCGCAGTTCCACCCCGAGCTGAAATCGCGTCCGAACCATCCGCATCCGCTGTTTCGTGATTTCGTGAAGGCGGCTCTTGAAGTGAAATGA
- the rpoE gene encoding DNA-directed RNA polymerase subunit delta: MILENTDYAKRSETDVAHDILSEKNEAMYYKDLVLEVIDKKRKPVQSLSHAISEVYTLINMDSRFHYEGEGKWGLTEWNPPEVKRTHASRTGASSSPKTSRRREKLLEGIQEE; encoded by the coding sequence ATGATTTTGGAAAATACGGATTACGCGAAGCGCTCGGAGACGGATGTGGCGCATGATATTTTGAGTGAAAAGAACGAAGCGATGTACTACAAGGATCTCGTTCTGGAGGTCATCGACAAGAAGCGAAAGCCTGTGCAGTCGCTTTCTCATGCGATTTCGGAGGTTTACACGCTGATCAATATGGACAGCCGTTTCCACTACGAGGGAGAGGGGAAATGGGGACTGACGGAGTGGAATCCGCCTGAAGTGAAGCGCACGCACGCCTCGCGCACGGGCGCTTCTTCCAGCCCCAAGACGTCGCGCCGCCGCGAAAAGCTCTTGGAGGGCATACAGGAGGAATAA
- the argS gene encoding arginine--tRNA ligase: MDIKEQLSAAIRQAAEQAIADGVFPAGELADILLEVPPDKKFGDFATNFAMQSARVFRMNPKKIAEELVSRIEGDWLDHAEIAGPGFINFYLKGNVLYDLLRHIYEGGEACFNLPQKDTARIMVEYVSANPTGLLHVGHGRGAAVGSALVNLLRAAGYPVHSEYYINDAGNQIDNLAASVNARYLELLGKETAFPENGYHGADIIDTAKRIVEADGEKYLSLSEEQRLAAFKEIALKEKLAQLKEDLAAFNVTFDEWFSERTLHPEAVRDACQTLKEKGKVYDKDGALWLRSTDYGDDKDRVVIRDNGVPTYLAADIAYHRNKLERGFGHLINIWGADHHGYVCRVKAALAALGYAPEQLEVLLLQMVSLYRGGELVKMSKRTGESVTLEELIEEVGTDAARYFFLMRSLDSQLDFDLDLAKSHSNENPVYYIQYAHARISSIFRQAADAGIETGGAPEFSRLIDETEIALIKKIEEYAEEIERAARERAPHRIARFAYDTAGLFHSFYNKCRIVGVEPALSGARLALVAVARNVLRHALGILGISAPEKM, translated from the coding sequence TTGGACATCAAGGAACAGTTGAGCGCAGCCATTCGTCAGGCGGCGGAACAGGCGATCGCCGACGGCGTGTTTCCGGCAGGAGAGCTTGCCGACATCCTGCTCGAAGTGCCGCCGGACAAGAAGTTTGGTGATTTTGCAACGAACTTTGCCATGCAGTCGGCGCGCGTCTTTCGCATGAATCCGAAGAAGATTGCCGAGGAGCTTGTGTCGCGCATCGAGGGCGACTGGCTCGATCATGCGGAGATCGCAGGGCCGGGTTTCATCAATTTCTACCTCAAGGGCAATGTGCTCTATGATCTGCTTCGCCATATATACGAAGGGGGCGAGGCGTGTTTCAACCTGCCGCAGAAAGATACGGCGCGCATCATGGTCGAATATGTGAGCGCGAATCCGACAGGCCTGCTGCACGTCGGGCACGGACGCGGCGCAGCGGTCGGCAGCGCCCTCGTCAATCTCCTGCGAGCGGCCGGCTATCCCGTTCACAGCGAATACTACATCAACGACGCGGGCAATCAGATCGACAACCTCGCGGCATCGGTCAACGCGCGCTACTTGGAACTGCTGGGCAAGGAGACGGCCTTTCCTGAAAACGGCTACCACGGCGCGGACATCATCGACACGGCGAAGCGCATCGTGGAAGCGGACGGCGAGAAGTATCTCTCGCTGAGCGAGGAACAGCGTCTCGCCGCTTTCAAGGAAATCGCTCTGAAGGAAAAGCTTGCACAGCTGAAGGAGGATCTCGCCGCGTTCAACGTGACGTTCGACGAATGGTTCAGCGAACGCACGCTCCATCCCGAGGCCGTGCGCGACGCTTGTCAGACGCTCAAGGAGAAGGGAAAGGTCTACGACAAGGACGGCGCCCTGTGGCTGCGCTCGACGGATTACGGTGACGACAAGGATCGCGTCGTCATACGTGACAACGGCGTGCCGACGTACCTTGCAGCAGATATCGCCTACCATCGGAACAAGTTAGAGCGCGGCTTCGGCCATCTCATCAACATCTGGGGAGCCGATCATCACGGCTATGTCTGCCGCGTCAAGGCGGCGCTCGCGGCGCTTGGCTATGCGCCCGAGCAGCTGGAAGTGCTCCTCCTGCAGATGGTCAGCCTGTATCGCGGCGGCGAACTCGTGAAGATGTCGAAGCGCACGGGCGAGAGCGTGACGCTTGAAGAACTCATCGAGGAGGTCGGTACGGACGCGGCGCGCTACTTCTTCCTCATGCGCTCACTGGACAGCCAGCTCGACTTCGACCTCGACCTTGCGAAGTCGCATTCCAACGAGAATCCCGTCTACTATATCCAGTATGCGCATGCACGCATTTCGAGCATCTTCCGCCAGGCGGCCGACGCTGGAATCGAGACGGGCGGCGCACCCGAGTTTTCGCGGCTCATCGATGAGACGGAAATCGCCCTGATCAAGAAGATCGAGGAATATGCGGAAGAGATCGAGCGTGCGGCGAGAGAGCGTGCGCCGCACCGCATCGCGCGTTTCGCTTACGATACGGCGGGGCTGTTCCACAGCTTTTACAACAAGTGCCGCATCGTAGGCGTGGAGCCGGCACTCTCGGGCGCACGCTTGGCGCTTGTGGCGGTCGCGAGGAATGTCCTGCGCCATGCGCTGGGAATTCTTGGCATTTCCGCGCCGGAGAAGATGTGA